TTACAGGGCTTACGGCGGAAATGAAGTGGAGTTCTGCGGTGCGGCCGGTAGTTTCGCCAATGGGCTTCTTCTCGAATCAACCGCTCGGCACATTTATGCGAAAAAATCTTCCTGTCAGCGAGATCAGTGAACTAAAGCTGCCCTATGCCGCTGTCGCCTTTGATATCGTCAGCGGTGAAGAGGTCGTCATCAGCAGGGGTGACATCGCCGAGGCCGTTCGAGCGAGTTGTGCGGTGCCGGGAATTTTTACACCGGTGCGGACAAGAGACGGCAAGGTATTGGTTGACGGCGGCGTGACATCGATCATGCCCGTCGATCAGGTGCGGGCGATGGGAGCGGACATTGTGATCGGCGTCGATCTGGTCAGCTGCGGAGCTTCTTTCAGGGCAGATCCCAAAACAGCGGTCGGCGTGATGATCCGCTCAGCCCTGACCCTGTTGCGCACATCCGCTCTCGAGCAGCGTCTGCGAGCGGACATCGTTATCGATCCCGCGATCGCCCATATCCGGCCGGACCAGCTAAAACGAAAGCAGGAGCTGATGGAACTCGGAGAGGCGGCCGCTCTGGAAAGAATCGAAGAAATAAAAGCTATGGCCGGCGAAAGCGTTTGACAGAGGATGGTGCCGGTTTGGGTGTGAGCGTGTTTTTCGCAGCACCGTTGATCGTGAAAGGCAGATCTTCGGACCGAACGCCGTTCACAAAGAGATCGACACGATATTTGCCCGGCGTCCATCTGCCTTGGGGCCTGCCCGTGAAATTGACCCTGGTTTCGCCTCGTTTGGTCGTGTAGCTGGCATTAAGGACCTTGCTGTTTGCCCGCACGCCTTTGACATCAACCGCGATGAGTTCCATTTTTACGGTCACCACCTCATCC
This sequence is a window from Acidobacteriota bacterium. Protein-coding genes within it:
- a CDS encoding patatin-like phospholipase family protein — encoded protein: MARKTIGLALSGGGARGFSQVGVLRALAANGIVPDMVAGTSAGSALGAFVAAGMTVDEITGLTAEMKWSSAVRPVVSPMGFFSNQPLGTFMRKNLPVSEISELKLPYAAVAFDIVSGEEVVISRGDIAEAVRASCAVPGIFTPVRTRDGKVLVDGGVTSIMPVDQVRAMGADIVIGVDLVSCGASFRADPKTAVGVMIRSALTLLRTSALEQRLRADIVIDPAIAHIRPDQLKRKQELMELGEAAALERIEEIKAMAGESV